The DNA segment AAATCAAGCTTCTTGCGGTCACCGGCTGCCCCACCGGAATTGCCCATACCTATATGTCGGCGGAAGCACTTGAACAAGCCATTCAATCCCACTTCCCCGACGTCGAGCTGCATGTGGAGACACAAGGGGCAGGAGACGATACACAGCTAACAAGCCGGCAAATCGACAATGCCGACGTCGTTATTTTCGCGTCCGATGTGGCCATTCGCGGTCGGGATAGGTTTGTCAACCTTCCTTCTATTTCCGTCGGTGTCCGACAAGCTCTCAACTCCCCCAATACTGTCATCCAGCAAGCAGTCGAACTGGCCCGCCTCTCCCGCGGAGAAGCAGGTTTCGACAGTGAGAGCGCCCACCGAAACCGCCCCCACCGAACCCGTAGCACGTTTATCAAGAGCATTCCTGCATCTCTGCAAGGAAAGCTCTCGGGAATTGGACAAGCGGTAATGACAGGGGTCAGCTACATGATCCCGTTCATCGCTGCCGGAGGCCTTCTCATCGCTTTAGGGTTCCTTATTGGAGGATATGAAGTAGGAGGAGTGGCTCGGCAAGTGCTCACCCACTATTCCCTGAATGATCTTCCACCGCAGATGAGCTACCTGGTTGGAGACCGCCATGGTTTACAGCTCACAACGAGTAGAAGTGGCGTAGCGCTCTACATCGGCTCGGTGTTTTACGCCTTAGGACAGATGGCGATGAGTTTCATTATTCCGGTCCTCTCCGGATACATCGCTTACGGGCTAGGTGGGCGTCCAGCAATCGCACCAGGCTTTGTCGGAGGTGCAGTATCTGTATTCCTCGGAGCCGGTTTCCTGGGTGGGATTGTGACGGGTCTCCTCGCTGGCTTAGTCGTACTGCTCTTCCGACTGATCCCCGTCCCGCAGTGGCTAGAAACACTCATGCCGGTCGTTATTCTGCCGCTCTTGGGCAGCCTCATTGTGGGGTCTCTGATGGTATTTGGCTTAGGCAAACCCCTAGCGTGGGCCATGAGCGGGCTCCAAACGTGGCTTGCTGGAATGAGCGATACCTCAGCAGTTCTGTTAGGAGTTCTTCTGGGCGTCATGATGTGCTCCGACCTAGGTGGGCCGATCAACAAATCTGCATATCTTTTCGCCACCGCTGGTTTAGCAGCGCAATCAGGAGCAGCCTTTTCCGTCATGGCAGCGACGATGGCGGCTGGTATGGTACCTCCGCTAGGTCTCGCTCTTGCAACCGTCATCCGCAAGCATCTTTTCACCTCCAATGAACAGCAGAACGGTAAAGCGGCCTGGCTGCTTGGTTTTTCTTTCGTGACGGAAGGGGCCGTGCCTTTCGCTGCATCCGATCCACTCCGTGTTCTCCCCGCCACTACGCTAGGCGGAGCAGTTGCGGGTGGTCTCTCTATGGCTCTCCACGTTGGGTGTAGAGCCCCGCATGGAGGAATCTTCGTCCTCTTTGCTATGGACAACCCGTTAGGATTCCTTGCTGCCGTGGCGGCCGGAACCGCAACGACTACTATCGTCGTCATCTTCCTGAAAGCGGTGCTGAGGAGGAAGAATGCTGGCCATAAAACCGCACCGGCGGCAGCATAAGTTAGTTGACGAGATGTCCGAGAGAGTGAATATGGTGGCTCCGTTCGCCATTTTTCGCCCTCACCCTTGCGTAAAGTAGAATCATTGCAAGAAGCTTCACAGAGACCTGAGGAATTATGACTGCGAAAGATGTTGTTGTTGGCTCCGCTATTGGCCTTCACGCGCGCCCGGCCGGCATTATCTCCGATGCTGCTGCCAAGTTTGATGAAGAAATCACCATCGCAGTTGACGGCGAAGAACCAGTGAATGCCACTTCCGCACTGCTCATCATGAGCCTCGGCGTGGAACATGGCCAGACCGTCACCATTGAGTCGGAGAATGTCGCCGCTGTGGACGCCATCGCCGACTTGGTTGCGCAGGACCTAGACGCGGAATAATTCAAGCTGTTGCGCTAGCGCGCGCGGAACACGGGCTTCGATGGTCGTCCCATCGGGCCCGTGTTCTTCATTAAGCACCCGCCCATGTTCATACAAGCGGGAGACGAGCTCACCGTGGTCATAGGGAATAAGCGCGTGAACGGTGGTTTCACGTTCATCAAGTAGATGGGAGAGAGCCACTAGGAAATCGTCCATCCCCTCCCTTGTGCGTGCAGACACGAAAACAGCATCCGGGATCTCGCTCCGCAATTGCGCTAACGTCAGCGGCTCAGCTGCATCACATTTATTGATAACAATGACGGTCGGCGGTAGGTCAATCCCATATTCCGCAACCACATCCGCCAACACATCGTTGACTGACTCGACCTGTTGCAGCGGGAAGTCGTCGGAGCCGTCGACAACCTGCACGATAATGTCAGCATCAGCTACTTCTTCCAGCGTGGAGCGGAAAGCTTCGACGAGTTGGGTGGGAAGGTAGCGAACGAATCCGACAGTGTCAGTCAAGACAACTGAGTGACCGTCGGGAAGCTCTGCACGACGAGTGGTGGGATCCAACGTCGCGAAGAGGGCATCCTGGACGAGCACACCGGCGCCGGTAATACGGTTCAGCAAGCTGGATTTACCCGCATTGGTGTATCCCACGATGACAATCGAGGGGGTATCCCCCGCACGCCGCCGTTGTCGCTTGGTTTGTCGAGACATTTTCATCTCCGCCAGCTCACGGCGCAGTTTGGCCATACGATGCCGAATGCGGCGTCGATCAGTTTCGATCTTGGTTTCACCCGGACCACGCAGGCCGACACCGCCGTTGGAACCAGCGCGACCACCCGCCTGCCGCGACAGAGTATCACCCCAACCTCGCAGGCGAGGCAACATGTACTCCATCTGTGCCAGTGTGACCTGTGCTTTGCCCTCTGAGGAGGAAGCATGTTGGGCAAAGATATCCAAGATGAGCGCGGTACGGTCAATTACTTTTACGTTAATGGCTTTTTCTAGCGCAATGAGTTGACCTGCAGAAAGTTCACCATCACAGATGACGGTATCTGCGCCGAGCGCATCGACCACCTGCTTTACTTCCCGCACTTTTCCCGATCCGATGTAAGTGGCAGGATCCGGCTTATCACGCCGCTGAATCAACACGTCGAGTACCGCAGCTCCAGCAGTTTCTGCAAGTGCCGCTAGTTCAGCCATAGCCGCTTCAGCCTGTGCAACTGACCCCTCGGTCCAGACACCAACCAAGACGACTTTCTCTAAACGAAGCTCTCGATACTCGGCATCGGTGATGTCCTGGAGTTCGGTGGAAAGACCCACCACATGGCGTAAGGAGGATCGCTCCTCCAATTCCATTTCACCGCGGGTTGGTTCACGCATAAGGCTCGAGGTACTCTCCTTCAGCAACGATGACGGATGGGCCGCGGAGGAAACTAGTCTCCGGGGTAAATCTCACTTGGAGTTCACCACCGGGGACAGAAATAGTGACTGCGCCATTTTCTATACCGGCATCAGCGAGGGCCGCAAAGGCACTGGCGACAGTACCAGTACCGCAGGATTGAGTCTCTCCCACACCACGTTCATAGACCCGCATGGAGGTATGTCCGTCTACAAGCGGGGTAAGAATCTCTAGGTTGGTTCCTGCCGGGAAAAATTCTGTATCGAGCTCTGGGGGCTGACGGAAATCCATCGCGGCCAGCTGTTCCGCAGTGAGGTTCGACAGGACACATGCAAGATGCGGGTTACCAATAGAAAGCGCGAGCCCGGCGACATGCTGACCGGCGAACTCTGCCGAGGAGATTCCCATCAGCTCAACTTCCCCCATCGCGATCTCTACATCGGCCCAGGTGCCATTATCCGCGTATTCGTGAATGTGGAACTCTTTCCTGCCCGCCCGAGTTCCGAATGCCCCCTGTTCGGTATCTGCTGGCAAAAAACCGCGAGCGGTAAGGACATGTGCACAGACACGAGCACCGTTTCCACACATCTCGGCGATACTGCCGTCCGCGTTCCGGTAATCCATGAACCACTCATCAGGGTGGACTCCGGTGGGCAATGCCGCGAGTTCCCCCGCTACAAGCAAATCTTTAGCGCGACTCAAGCGAATGACACCATCGGCACCGATACCTGCGCGTCGATCGCACAACTGAGCAACATAGGGGGCGCTGAGGCGCAGTGCACACTCTGGATCGGGAAGAACAACGAAGTCGTTCTGCGTTCCGTGAGCTTTAAGAAAGATCATGCAGACAGCCTACTAGCAGAGCATCTTGTTTGCCGCCTCCTGAAGGATGGCGACAGCAGAGTTGCGTTTTTCTACAGTGAAGCGGGCTTCAGGTCCAGAGACGGAAAGCGCGATAGGAGTGGAACCAACGACGCGTGCTACTGCAACACACCGTACACCGGCTTCTTTTTCCTGTTCATCGGTGGCATAACCAGCCTCCCGGACAATGCGGATGTGCTCGAGAAACGCGTCCGGGTCGGTGATGGTGTGCTCGGTATCAGGGCGCATACCTTGCGTCTCCAGCATTCTCATAATGGTGACGTCGTCTAAGCACGCGACGAGTGCTTTACCCACAGCAGTGCTGTGAACACCAACTCGCCGGCCTACTTCGGTGAACATGCGCATCATATGAGGTGAGGGAACACCTGCCATGTAGACCGCCTGGTTCCCATCGAGCATTGCCATATTGGCGGTTTCACCGGTGTAGTCAACGAGGCGTTGCAGAGTGGGCTTAACCCAGTCACCCACTAGCCGGCCGGCGCTTTCTCCCAAGCGTACGAGCCGGACACCTAGTGCATAGTGGCGATTGGCTTCTTGTCGAACATAGCCGGCATCTCGCATGGTCCCGATAAGCCGGTGAATGGTGGCGACAGGAAGAGCGGTGTGGGTGACGAGATCAGAGAGAGAGGCCATCCCTCCCAGATCAGCCAATGCATCAAGCAATTGGAGAGAACGGTCCACGGATTGAACGTGTCCTCGCTTCGAGTCATCACCGCTAAACCGGAAGACTGACTCATCAACCATTGCCTATTGTCCTTATCGTGTGAAAAAGCCTACAAGTAATGTTCCCGACAACTACGGTGTCTCCCGTAGTGCTGGAAGGGCGTTATAAACTTCGTCAGCAAGAGAATCCGTGGATGCTGTACACCAGTTTATCCTCTCGTCTCGTTTAAACCAGGACCGCTGGCGACGAACATAGCGCCTAGTTGCCACAAAGGTGCTTTCCACTGCTTCTTCTACGGAAAGACGATGGTCAATGACGTCTAAGGCTTGGGTATAACCAATCGCACGGGCGGCAGTTACACCTTCCCGAAGACCATCGTCACACAGCGCCCGCGCTTCCTCCACCAATCCATCTGCAAACATTTGCTGAGTCCGGTGCAGTAGGAGGGGGTCAAGCCACTCAACATTGGTAGCTAGACCAACAATGTGGGTCCCCCATTGGGGAGGCTCCCCCCGGTGCGGTTGAGAGGCAGTGAAGGGCTGGCCGGTAAGGTCCATTACTTCCAGAGCACGCACCGTACGACGTGGGTCTGATGGGAGAATCGTCTGCGCGGCCGCTGGATCCCGCTCGGCCAATTCGCGGTGTAGATCCGCGACACCCCGCTCAGCAAGCTGGGCTTCCCAATAAGCACGCACCGTTGGATCAGTCGGAGGGAAGCGCCAGTCGTCGAGCAAAGACTGAATGTAGAGCATGGATCCTCCCACAATAATGGGGATAATCCCAGCACTGCGTAGACGTTCGATGTCTGTTCGAGCCGCCTCTTGATAGCGAGCAACGGTAGCTGTTTCAGTTACCTCCAGCACATCAATCTGGTGGTGCGCGATCCCTCGGCGTTCTGCCACGGGTGTTTTGGCAGTTCCAATATCCATTCCTCGGTACTGCTGCATGGCGTCACAGTTCACAATTTCGCCACCTAGACGCTCTGCGAGCGCAAGACCGAGTGCTGACTTTCCGGATCCAGTAGGACCGACGACGGCAACCGGAGTGGGTAGAGTCGTTGGCATCGTGAGGGTTTCTTTCGTCGTTGGGATCTGCTGTAGTTATCTTCCCACATCTCGAAATTCTTGCGGTTTTTAGGCAAGAATAGGGTGTAACTCGTTACTCTGAAGATATGCACCTTCTTGTGGAGAAGGTGCTGCACTTTCACTTTGGCAGCCGTGTCGCGCGGCAGAGATGAGGCAGAAATGTCCGATACCACACCGTCCCCTACCCCTTCATCCCCTGTCCCCCCTACCTCCGGTACCCCTGCTGCAGGTCCGAGTCCAGCACAATTACGCCGACGTACCACCGTGGTAGCTCCTCCGCGTTCACAGCCGGAAAAATGGGGCCGTGTTGACGAAGACGGCTCAGCATGGGTGAAGACGGCAGACGGAGAGCGCCTCATCGGGACATGGCAGGCTGGTGCCCCCGAAGAAGGACTCGCCCATTTCGGCCGCCGTTATGATGATCTCGTTACTGAGGTCGCTCTGCTTGAGCGGCGTCTCGAAAGCCATCCAGTGGAAGCTACTGCGACGCGCAAGCACGCAGCAGACTTGAAAGAATCCCTGGCTACGGCTGCAGTTATTGGCGATCTTGCGGCGCTCGATGAGCGTCTACAAGAAGTCGTGGCAAAGTCCTTTACTGCCGAGGAGAAGGCAAAAGAACTCCGCCAGCAGCGTCGTAATGCCGCGATTGCGCGGAAGACAAAGCTTGTTGAAGAAGCTGAAGCAATTGGTGCATCTGCCACGTCATGGAAGCAATCTGGGGACCGCTTGCGGGACATCTTGGAGGAATGGAAGACCATTCACGGTATTGATCGGAAAACTGACGACGCGTTGTGGAAGCGCTTCTCTCGCGCCCGGGAAAGTTTTAACCGGCGTCGTGGTTCTCACTTTGCAGAACTCGACCGGGTGCGTGCAGCAGCTGCGCGACGTAAGGAAGAGCTTGTAGCCGCGGCAGAAGCACTGCAAGATTCTGAGGAATGGAATGACACAGCTGCCGAATACCGGCATTTGATGTCCGAATGGAAGAAGGCAGGTCGCGCGCAGAAGGACGTGGATGACTCCTTGTGGGAACGCTTCAAGAAGGCTCAGGATAACTTCTTCGATCGCCGCAAGGCTGTAATGGATCAGCGGGACTCGGAGTTTGCAGCCAATGGTGCGGCGAAGCGCGCCCTCCTCGATGAGTATTCGCCGCGTATTGATGCCGCGGAGAACTATGATGAGGCTCGTTCGTTAGTGAGCGAACTAGTGGGCAAATGGGAGCAGATTGGGCGTGTCCCACGTGCCGACATGCGTCCTTTCGACGACGCGTTGCGGAACCTGGAACGCCATGTTGCCGATATGGAAAAAGCTGAGTGGCAGCGGACAGATCCGGAAGTGCAGGCCCGCGCGCAGCAGTTCTGGGACCGTGTCAAGGACTTTGAGGCTCAGGCGGAAAAGGCAGAAAAAGCTGGCCGCACCAAGGATGCGGAAAAGGCGCGCGCACAGGCTGCCCAATGGACTGAGTGGGCGAAGGCCGCAGAGGACTCACTCAACGGGCTGTAGAGGCATCACATTGTTGTCGCCATATATCGATAGGTGAAGAAAGCTCGGGTACACGCTGCATACCCGAGCTTTCTTCACCCCGCCGACTAGGCTTCCACGGTGCGGAACGTGGGTATTCCCAGCCCTGTTCCCACCGGCTTTACTTGGGGCCGAATCCCGGCCACGTAGTTATTCCCAGCTTTGGTGTGCCGCGCGGAAAGGATACCGTCGTCGGCGAGAAGGTGGTGGGGAGCCGCATCGGTGATCGCGACGGTGACCATATCTCCAGGGCGAACAGTTTCAGCACTGTGATCGGTGAAGTGGACAAGCCGACCGCAGCGAGTACGGCCGCTGCGGCGTTGGGTGGCATTGTTTTTCCGGCCGTCGTGTGTGGTGACAAGAAGTTCCTGCGTTGACCCCACAAGCTTCTGGTTTTCTTCTAGGGTGATGCGTTCCTGCAGTGCTACCAACCGGTCGTAGCGTTCTTGGACTACACCCGCGGGTACTTGGTCTTCCATTTCCGCTGCTGGCGTACCGGGGCGGGGTGAGTATTGGAACGTAAATGCACTGCTGAAGCGGACGCGTTCGACGACCTTGAGGGTTTCTTGGAAGTCCTCTTCCGTCTCTCCGGGGAATCCGACAATGATATCGGTCGTGATGGCAGCGTTGGGGAGGTGCTCCCGAACATTATCGACGATGCCGAGAAACCGCTTTTGTCGATAGGAGCGGCGCATAGCACGCAGAATCCTGTCTGAACCAGATTGCAGTGGCATATGGAGTTGTGGGCACACCGTGGGGACTTCTGCCATAGCTAGCACGACATCTTCGGTGAATTGTGCTGGATGGGGCGAGGTAAACTTCAGACGTTCCAGTCCGGGGATCTCTCCACAAGCTCTCAATAGTTCAGAGAAGGCTTGCCGATTCCGCGGGCGTTGCGGGTCGGCAAAGCTCATTCCGTAGGAGTTGACGTTCTGTCCGAGCAGGGTGATTTCCTGAATGCCTTCGTCAACGAGGCTCTGGACTTCCGCAACAACATCTGTTGGTGGACGATCGATCTCTTTGCCGCGAAGTGAAGGGACGATACAGAATGTGCACGTGTTATTGCATCCGACGGAGATTGACACCCAGGCGGCATAGGACGATTCTCGCTTTGCCGGGAGGGTCGAGGGGAATTCTTTGAGGGACTCGTAAATCTCGACTTGTGCTTCCTGGTTGTGCCGAGCACGGCGTAAGAGTATGGGAAGCGAGCCGAGGTTATGCGTTCCGAAGACAACATCTACCCATGGTGCACGGGCAAGGACGTCGTCTTTGTCTTTTTGGGCAAGACAGCCGCCGACAGCAAATTGTAGGCGGGGATTGTCGTCTTTCAGGGGGCGGAGGAGACCTAACGTTCCGTAGAGGCGGTTGGCTGCGTTTTCGCGCACAGCACAGGTATTGAACACGATGAGATCTGGTGTTCCTTTGCCTTCGAAGCTGGTGTAGCCATCTGCTTCGAGAACTCCTGCGATCCGTTCGGAATCGTGGACATTCATCTGGCACCCAAAGGTGCGGATCTCGTATTGCCTGCGCTCCACTGTGCTCCCCTCCTGTCTGGATGCTGCTTGTCGTGGGCAGGTCTTCCAGTTTACCCGAGCTGGGGAACTTCTCTTATTCCGTAGACGAATTCGCGCGATGCTCGGTTAAGGCATCCTGGGTGACGCGCTGTGCCAATTCACTGGAAAACCCTCGCCGAGCCAGCATGTTGTAGAGGCGGCGCTGTTGTTTGCGGTAAATCTCACGGTCACTAAGGCTAGCCGGATCGATCGCTCGTAGTTTTCGGGAGAGCAGCATTCGTGCACTGTCCTCTTCTATTTCTGGCGAAAGGCTCTCGAGTACCGCGTCAATGACAGGAGTGGGGATCCCTTTGTGACGTAGTTCTTGACGAAGGACGCTTTTCCCTCGCGCACTGTGTTGGGCGCGCGAGGTAACCCATTCGCGGGCAAACCGCTCATCATCGAGCAGCTTAATCTCGAGAAAGCGTGTGACGAGGTCGTCCACAATTTCTGTAGGAAAGCCTTTGTCACGGAGACGATCGGTAAGTTCCTTGCTACTCCGTTCGCGTATAGAAAGGAGTCGCAGCGCCGCCTCTCTAGCACGATCACGAAGGTCATCGGCGAGATTGTCTCCACTATAAGACGATGCGGACAACACACTCTCCGTTGCCGCTCGAAGAGTCTGAAGGGTGCGCTGCTGGTGGCCGTTATCCGTCGTCAAGGTTTAGAAATCCACAGAACCATCATCGGTGGTAGCTGCGTCATCATCGGGTTCATTGGCGTAGGCACCGATCTTAAGTTTGCGAAGAATCTTTTCTTCGATCTCATCACAAAGGGCAGGATTCTCCCGCAGATTGGTGCGTACCTTTTCTTTTCCTTGTCCCAGTTGATCACCTTCGTAGGTGTACCAGGATCCGGATCTGCGGATAAACCCTTGTTCGACGCCCATATCGATAATGGATCCTTCGCGAGAAATACCTTGCCCATAAAGGAGGTCGAACTCTGCTTGTTTAAAGGGCGGGGCAACCTTGTTCTTCACCACTTTCACACGGGTACGGTTGCCGACAGGTTCAGTACCGTCTTTCAGGGTCTCAATACGACGCACGTCCAGGCGCACCGACGAGTAGAACTTGAGAGCTTTACCACCCGTGGTTGTTTCCGGGGACCCGAACATCACACCGATCTTCTCTCGAAGCTGGTTAATGAAGATAGCAGTGGTGCCAGAAGCAGAAAGCCCACCAGTCATCTTGCGGAGTGCTTGGCTCATCAATCGCGCCTGCAGACCAACGTGGCTATCGCCCATCTCGCCTTCAATTTCAGCACGCGGTACCAGCGCGGCAACAGAGTCAATCACGATGATGTCGATGGCTCCGGAGCGAACGAGCATATCAGCAATTTCGAGTGCTTGTTCGCCTGTATCCGGCTGCGAAACGAGCAACGCATCGGTATCCACACCAAGCGCACGCGCATACTCAGGGTCAAGAGCATGTTCAGCATCGATAAAGGCGGCAATACCGCCCGCCTTTTGTGCATTTGCCACTGCGTGAAGGGCAACTGTCGTCTTACCTGACGATTCTGGACCGTAGATTTCCACCACTCGGCCACGCGGCAAACCCCCAATACCAAGGGCAATATCCAGGGCGATTGAACCGGTAGGAATAGCCGCAACTGCCTGATGCTGCTCATCACCTAAGCGCATCACCGACCCTTTGCCGTACTGCTTATCGATCTGTGCCAGAGCATGCTCTAAGGCCTTAGAACGGTCGGGAATTTTTGCAGCGGCCATGAGTGGTTTCTCCTTTATGATGTCGTTCACTGTTGTTACTGCCCACTATAAAGAGACCTAGTAACAAAAGATCAGTTATCCACAGTCTAATAGAACACAGTTTCGAATTTCCACTTTAGCGATCGTGTCATGCAGGATTCTCAGCACTGTTAGTCCACCATGTCGCCTGCACCAATATCCGGCCCCCATCGCCTTTCCTCCGGAACTTGCTGATGTCGACAGAGTGCAAGCCATACTTCTCGAATGTCATAGCCGGCATCCAGTGCTTCTTGGGGAGTTTTCCCATCAAGGTCACTCAGTATCGTATCGCTTAGGAGGCTATCCCCCACCATCTCTCCAAATTCTCGGTGGAGTGCTACCTGAAATTCTGTCATACGCACACGCTAAGCCTAGCGAGGTTTACGCTATGTGGCATATGGTCTATTCATAAACCATTGAACACTGTCTACTGAATCTTGCCTCATGTCTATCACCCATTCTTCTTCACCAGCCAGAGACGTAGCGTACATTGCTGTTTTCGCTGCGGTGACAATTGTGCTGGGTTTCGTTCCTCCGCTACCTGCCGGTCCACTTGGTGTCCCCATCCTGGTTCAGAATCTCGGCATCATTCTTATGGGAATGGTCTTGGGACCACGGCGAGGCACCCTAGCCGCACTGCTCTTTATCGCACTAGCCTGCACCGGCCTCCCCATTCTGGCGGGAGGCCGCTCAGGTCTCGTCGCACTCGCCTCTCCCACAGCTGGGTTCTTCCTGGGATACCTTCCGGCTGCTGCAGTCATCGGACTCATCACACAGTGGCACACAGGAAGAAATATAGGCATCAACATTCTCGCTGGCATCCTCGGTGGCATTGTCGTCAACTATGCCTTCGGCATCGCTGGGATGATGGTTGTTGGCCATATCTCCTTCAACGCCGCTGCCGTCACCTTGCCAGCATATCTCCCGGGTGACCTCCTCAAGATCGTTGTAGCAGCGTCGGTCACTGCCGCACAGCTGAAAGCTCTCCCCAATATTCGGGCGCTGCCGGGTGGAGAGAGGCGGGCTCTAGACACACTCAATCAACTAGACACAGAAATGCCTGTTCAACCACCACGAGAGGGAGACATCACACTCACTTCGGATAACAATCCCGGAGACGAGCAACAATCATGATCGAACTACAGGATGTTTCCCACGCGTTCGAGGACACTGTCGTTCTTCGCCATATCTCTGCAGTTCTCACCGAACGACGCATCGGCATTACCGGCCCCAATGGATCAGGTAAATCAACGCTCATTCGAATGATGAACGGACTCATCATTCCCACCCGCGGTGAGGTGATTGTCAATAGTCTTAACACTCGGAACGCCCGTGCCAAGATACGCCAACATACTGGCTTTATCTTTTCCGATCCACGTACACAGATCCTCATGCCCACCCTCATCGAAGATGTGGAGTTTTCCCTGCGCACGCGCATCAAAGATAAAAAAACAAGGCGCCAGCAGGCGCTCCGTCACCTTACAGATTTTGGGTTAGCAGAACGGGCGGACTCCTCACCGCATCAACTATCCGGTGGACAGCAACAGCTCCTAGCCATAGCCTCCATCATGGCCATCGATCCTCAACTCGTGCTTGCCGATGAACCTACCGCAATGTTGGATAGGCGCAATACGCGCCGTCTTCTTACCGTGTTCCACCAAATGGATGCACAGATTGTCGTCGTATCCCACGATTTTTCTATTCTCGAACAGATGGATCGCGTGCTGGTACTGAACAACGGCAGCATTCTCGCAGACGATAGTCCCGCAAAAGCATTAGCGGCATATGACGCGTTCTTAGACAACTAGCAGGCTCTCACGATGACTATTCGAACACTTGGGGTGTACTACCCCGGAACATCGTTCCTCCACCGTTTACCTGCTGCCGCCAAACTGGTGGGATTAGTGCTCTGGGTGATTGCCGTAGCGGTAGGCTGCCGCCAGGTTTCTTGGGTAACCGTACCATTCATCCTAGTAGCCATACTTCTTGCCGTGGTGCATGCCCCAGTTCGCATCGTCTGGGCGCAGATATGGCCGACTCTCCCCCTTCTCGCTCTCATCGCTCTCTACCAGTGGTGGGCGGTTGGGTGGCAAGAGGCGCTTCGCATTACAGGCATCATCCTCTGTTGCGTTCTTGCGGCCATTAGCGTCACTCTCACCACGCGCGTGACTGACATGATAGACGGCTACGTTGTCCTTCTCCATCCGCTTCGTCGTTTAGGGATTCCTACTGACCGCATC comes from the Lawsonella clevelandensis genome and includes:
- a CDS encoding PTS fructose transporter subunit IIABC; this translates as MAPSFLTILSADAVLLDVDLGATKSDVITALAQRVEDIGRSGDAQQLTQDLQARENQSATGLPGGIAIPHCRTEAIAFPTIVFARLSHPVDFGATDGPADLIFMLATPLDGLISHTKLLSRLARALVHDEVLAQLHEAEEPADVFRLLNGPLGNSGPLLPPTPACNHKIKLLAVTGCPTGIAHTYMSAEALEQAIQSHFPDVELHVETQGAGDDTQLTSRQIDNADVVIFASDVAIRGRDRFVNLPSISVGVRQALNSPNTVIQQAVELARLSRGEAGFDSESAHRNRPHRTRSTFIKSIPASLQGKLSGIGQAVMTGVSYMIPFIAAGGLLIALGFLIGGYEVGGVARQVLTHYSLNDLPPQMSYLVGDRHGLQLTTSRSGVALYIGSVFYALGQMAMSFIIPVLSGYIAYGLGGRPAIAPGFVGGAVSVFLGAGFLGGIVTGLLAGLVVLLFRLIPVPQWLETLMPVVILPLLGSLIVGSLMVFGLGKPLAWAMSGLQTWLAGMSDTSAVLLGVLLGVMMCSDLGGPINKSAYLFATAGLAAQSGAAFSVMAATMAAGMVPPLGLALATVIRKHLFTSNEQQNGKAAWLLGFSFVTEGAVPFAASDPLRVLPATTLGGAVAGGLSMALHVGCRAPHGGIFVLFAMDNPLGFLAAVAAGTATTTIVVIFLKAVLRRKNAGHKTAPAAA
- a CDS encoding HPr family phosphocarrier protein yields the protein MTAKDVVVGSAIGLHARPAGIISDAAAKFDEEITIAVDGEEPVNATSALLIMSLGVEHGQTVTIESENVAAVDAIADLVAQDLDAE
- the hflX gene encoding GTPase HflX, with protein sequence MREPTRGEMELEERSSLRHVVGLSTELQDITDAEYRELRLEKVVLVGVWTEGSVAQAEAAMAELAALAETAGAAVLDVLIQRRDKPDPATYIGSGKVREVKQVVDALGADTVICDGELSAGQLIALEKAINVKVIDRTALILDIFAQHASSSEGKAQVTLAQMEYMLPRLRGWGDTLSRQAGGRAGSNGGVGLRGPGETKIETDRRRIRHRMAKLRRELAEMKMSRQTKRQRRRAGDTPSIVIVGYTNAGKSSLLNRITGAGVLVQDALFATLDPTTRRAELPDGHSVVLTDTVGFVRYLPTQLVEAFRSTLEEVADADIIVQVVDGSDDFPLQQVESVNDVLADVVAEYGIDLPPTVIVINKCDAAEPLTLAQLRSEIPDAVFVSARTREGMDDFLVALSHLLDERETTVHALIPYDHGELVSRLYEHGRVLNEEHGPDGTTIEARVPRALAQQLELFRV
- the dapF gene encoding diaminopimelate epimerase is translated as MIFLKAHGTQNDFVVLPDPECALRLSAPYVAQLCDRRAGIGADGVIRLSRAKDLLVAGELAALPTGVHPDEWFMDYRNADGSIAEMCGNGARVCAHVLTARGFLPADTEQGAFGTRAGRKEFHIHEYADNGTWADVEIAMGEVELMGISSAEFAGQHVAGLALSIGNPHLACVLSNLTAEQLAAMDFRQPPELDTEFFPAGTNLEILTPLVDGHTSMRVYERGVGETQSCGTGTVASAFAALADAGIENGAVTISVPGGELQVRFTPETSFLRGPSVIVAEGEYLEPYA
- a CDS encoding IclR family transcriptional regulator; protein product: MVDESVFRFSGDDSKRGHVQSVDRSLQLLDALADLGGMASLSDLVTHTALPVATIHRLIGTMRDAGYVRQEANRHYALGVRLVRLGESAGRLVGDWVKPTLQRLVDYTGETANMAMLDGNQAVYMAGVPSPHMMRMFTEVGRRVGVHSTAVGKALVACLDDVTIMRMLETQGMRPDTEHTITDPDAFLEHIRIVREAGYATDEQEKEAGVRCVAVARVVGSTPIALSVSGPEARFTVEKRNSAVAILQEAANKMLC
- the miaA gene encoding tRNA (adenosine(37)-N6)-dimethylallyltransferase MiaA, producing the protein MPTTLPTPVAVVGPTGSGKSALGLALAERLGGEIVNCDAMQQYRGMDIGTAKTPVAERRGIAHHQIDVLEVTETATVARYQEAARTDIERLRSAGIIPIIVGGSMLYIQSLLDDWRFPPTDPTVRAYWEAQLAERGVADLHRELAERDPAAAQTILPSDPRRTVRALEVMDLTGQPFTASQPHRGEPPQWGTHIVGLATNVEWLDPLLLHRTQQMFADGLVEEARALCDDGLREGVTAARAIGYTQALDVIDHRLSVEEAVESTFVATRRYVRRQRSWFKRDERINWCTASTDSLADEVYNALPALRETP
- a CDS encoding DUF349 domain-containing protein, with protein sequence MSDTTPSPTPSSPVPPTSGTPAAGPSPAQLRRRTTVVAPPRSQPEKWGRVDEDGSAWVKTADGERLIGTWQAGAPEEGLAHFGRRYDDLVTEVALLERRLESHPVEATATRKHAADLKESLATAAVIGDLAALDERLQEVVAKSFTAEEKAKELRQQRRNAAIARKTKLVEEAEAIGASATSWKQSGDRLRDILEEWKTIHGIDRKTDDALWKRFSRARESFNRRRGSHFAELDRVRAAAARRKEELVAAAEALQDSEEWNDTAAEYRHLMSEWKKAGRAQKDVDDSLWERFKKAQDNFFDRRKAVMDQRDSEFAANGAAKRALLDEYSPRIDAAENYDEARSLVSELVGKWEQIGRVPRADMRPFDDALRNLERHVADMEKAEWQRTDPEVQARAQQFWDRVKDFEAQAEKAEKAGRTKDAEKARAQAAQWTEWAKAAEDSLNGL